The following proteins come from a genomic window of Nostoc sp. ATCC 53789:
- the mutL gene encoding DNA mismatch repair endonuclease MutL, which produces MASTIQALPTEVVYLITAGEVIDSLASVVRELVENSLDAGATRIVVSLWPQQWRIRVADNGCGMNLDDLEQAATAHSTSKIRSSADLWKINSLGFRGEALHSLTTLADLEILSRPVGGKLGWRISYGDGGKVVQVEVTAIAPGTVVTVSNLFGNCSSRRQGLPTTAQQMKAVQATIHQIALCHPHVTWQIWQNDRQWFTISPAATTGQLLPQILPQVRQGDLQEIKLEIPNPLNSELLTPNSSLPTQHSALSTQHSALNLVVGLPDRCHRHRPDWVRVAINGRMVKTPELEQTILSAFHRTLPRDRYPICFLHLAISPDQINWNRNPAKTEIYLNEIIYWQEQITQAINQALSISSPNLKEAVHTTRVSKLLKAAEAKGGYNFNPQNPKEDRKNPNSLKAVAQVSNTYIVAEHPGGMWLVEQHIAHERVLYEQLCDDWQLVPVEPSIILYQLSPAQVSQLQRIGLDIEPFGEQLWAVRNIPAPLQQRDDCAEAILELSWGGDLQTAQVAVACRSAIRNGTPMNQQEMQTLLDNWQRTRNPRTCPHGRPIYLSLEESALARFFRRNWVIGKSHGI; this is translated from the coding sequence ATGGCATCTACTATTCAAGCTCTACCAACAGAAGTCGTATATCTTATTACAGCTGGTGAGGTAATCGACTCTTTAGCCTCTGTGGTGCGGGAATTGGTAGAAAATTCCCTAGACGCAGGTGCAACGCGAATTGTGGTTTCTTTATGGCCGCAGCAATGGCGAATTCGTGTGGCAGATAATGGTTGTGGAATGAACCTGGATGATTTGGAACAAGCAGCCACAGCCCACAGCACCAGTAAAATTCGCTCTAGTGCTGATTTATGGAAAATTAACAGTTTAGGGTTTCGTGGTGAGGCGTTACACAGCTTAACAACTCTGGCAGATTTGGAAATTTTGAGCCGTCCTGTGGGTGGAAAATTAGGATGGCGGATTAGCTATGGCGATGGTGGGAAAGTTGTGCAAGTTGAAGTAACTGCGATCGCACCTGGTACAGTGGTGACAGTTTCCAATCTTTTCGGTAATTGCTCATCACGTCGTCAGGGATTGCCCACAACAGCACAGCAAATGAAAGCTGTGCAAGCCACAATTCACCAAATCGCTCTGTGTCATCCCCACGTCACCTGGCAGATTTGGCAAAATGACCGTCAATGGTTCACCATCTCTCCAGCTGCAACAACTGGGCAATTGCTACCGCAGATTTTACCCCAAGTGCGACAAGGTGATTTGCAAGAAATAAAACTCGAAATACCCAACCCATTAAACTCAGAACTCCTAACTCCTAACTCCTCACTCCCCACTCAGCACTCAGCACTCAGCACTCAGCACTCAGCACTAAATTTAGTGGTAGGATTACCCGATCGCTGTCATCGTCATCGTCCAGATTGGGTACGTGTAGCCATTAACGGACGGATGGTTAAGACACCGGAACTAGAGCAAACGATATTATCAGCATTTCACAGAACATTACCACGCGATCGCTATCCAATTTGTTTCCTACATCTTGCCATTTCCCCCGATCAAATTAACTGGAATCGCAATCCAGCAAAAACAGAAATTTACCTCAACGAAATCATTTATTGGCAAGAGCAAATTACCCAAGCAATTAACCAAGCGCTCAGTATCTCTTCTCCCAATCTCAAAGAAGCTGTTCACACAACACGAGTTAGTAAATTACTCAAAGCCGCAGAAGCCAAAGGCGGCTACAATTTCAATCCTCAAAATCCCAAGGAAGATCGCAAAAATCCTAATTCCTTAAAAGCTGTCGCTCAAGTTAGCAACACCTATATTGTGGCGGAACATCCGGGTGGTATGTGGTTAGTAGAACAGCACATTGCCCATGAGCGAGTTTTGTATGAGCAATTATGCGATGATTGGCAACTTGTCCCCGTCGAACCGTCAATCATTCTTTATCAATTGTCGCCAGCGCAAGTATCGCAGCTGCAACGCATCGGTTTAGACATAGAACCCTTTGGCGAGCAACTTTGGGCTGTCCGAAACATACCTGCACCTTTGCAACAGCGAGACGACTGTGCAGAAGCAATTTTAGAACTTAGTTGGGGAGGCGATTTACAAACAGCCCAAGTAGCCGTCGCCTGTCGCAGTGCCATTCGTAATGGTACACCCATGAATCAACAAGAAATGCAGACACTTTTAGATAATTGGCAACGCACTCGCAACCCTCGCACCTGTCCCCACGGACGGCCAATTTATTTATCTTTAGAAGAATCAGCTTTAGCCCGGTTTTTCCGGCGTAATTGGGTAATTGGAAAAAGTCATGGAATTTAA
- a CDS encoding CsbD family protein, whose translation MSTEKRVEATVKNIEGKIQEVVGEITGNPQDKAEGQAKQAEAQVGHTVENIKDELKKALE comes from the coding sequence ATGAGTACCGAAAAAAGAGTAGAAGCTACCGTAAAGAATATTGAAGGAAAAATCCAAGAGGTTGTGGGTGAAATAACTGGAAATCCACAAGATAAAGCTGAAGGACAAGCAAAGCAAGCTGAAGCCCAAGTTGGTCACACTGTAGAAAACATTAAAGATGAACTTAAAAAAGCTTTAGAATAA
- a CDS encoding Uma2 family endonuclease — translation MTFIVAKWTIDEYHRMIDAGILSDRKVELLKGEIVEMSPEGEPHPYCSDEAGEYLAKLLAERAKIREAKPITLLNDSEPEPDIAIVQRLGREYREHHPYPENIFWLIEYANSSLEKDLEIKSKIYAEAGILEYWVVNLKKLHLVVFREILDGEYATKLTLTAGTIQPLAFPDISVAVEQIINS, via the coding sequence ATGACTTTTATTGTTGCTAAATGGACAATTGACGAATATCACCGCATGATTGATGCTGGCATTTTGAGCGATCGCAAAGTTGAACTACTTAAGGGGGAAATTGTAGAAATGTCACCCGAAGGTGAACCCCATCCTTATTGTAGTGATGAAGCTGGTGAGTATCTAGCAAAGTTATTGGCTGAACGCGCCAAAATTCGTGAAGCCAAGCCTATCACCTTACTCAACGACTCGGAACCAGAACCAGATATTGCTATTGTCCAACGTTTAGGACGTGAGTATCGAGAGCATCATCCCTATCCAGAAAATATTTTTTGGTTGATTGAGTATGCTAACTCCAGTTTAGAAAAAGATTTAGAGATAAAAAGCAAAATCTACGCAGAAGCAGGTATTTTAGAGTATTGGGTTGTAAATCTTAAAAAGCTACACTTAGTGGTGTTTCGAGAAATCTTAGATGGAGAGTACGCAACAAAATTGACATTGACTGCGGGAACAATTCAACCGCTAGCATTTCCAGATATTTCTGTTGCGGTAGAACAGATTATTAATAGTTAG
- a CDS encoding pentapeptide repeat-containing protein — protein MKADQFLKNYAAGVRDFTGVNLSEANLREANLSDVILDRAILDGANLSHANLAQSSLIEADLNGADLTNANLSGSNLSGAILDGAILDGAAMEGANLSQADLTVAKLIETNLSEADLQEASLIAANLDGADLSGADLTVADLSQANLTQADLNQTNLSGANLHGANVEGTILDENAEI, from the coding sequence ATGAAAGCAGATCAATTCCTGAAAAACTATGCCGCAGGTGTCAGAGACTTTACTGGTGTCAACTTAAGCGAGGCAAACTTAAGGGAAGCCAATCTCAGTGATGTAATTTTAGATAGAGCTATTTTAGATGGAGCTAATCTGAGTCATGCTAATTTAGCCCAGTCCAGTTTGATTGAAGCAGACTTAAATGGAGCTGATTTGACTAATGCTAACCTCAGTGGTAGCAACTTAAGCGGAGCTATTTTGGATGGAGCCATCTTGGATGGAGCAGCAATGGAAGGAGCCAATTTGAGTCAAGCTGATTTGACGGTTGCTAAGTTGATTGAAACTAACTTGAGTGAGGCGGATTTGCAGGAAGCAAGCTTGATAGCGGCGAATCTAGATGGAGCGGATTTGAGTGGTGCAGACTTAACTGTAGCCGACTTATCCCAGGCAAATCTCACCCAAGCAGATTTGAACCAGACAAATTTGAGCGGAGCGAATTTGCATGGAGCCAATGTAGAAGGAACGATTCTAGATGAGAATGCTGAAATCTAA
- a CDS encoding ComEC/Rec2 family competence protein: MIQTSGVIICLGYILGLLFTAVPWGGVWILVLGIVGAILFRRRSSSQQLAQKAEKAGSKNKAVPNTWQTNPHPRIWLAAGLVGLLATLYFQWRVPQPGAKDISQFVPPGNSSNQEQLVIVRGEVASNPRLTRSQRGQFWLEATQIDEVKNEKGSAGVPKGVTGKLYVTVPILQATGLYPSQQIAVTGILYKPKAASNPGGFDFQKFLKQEGTFAGLIGRQINVLDQERKWGWWQIRERIVRSQVRWLGIPEGPLVSAMVLGSKAVDLPYDIRDLFVQAGLAHALAASGFQTSLILSVILQLTRRAKKATQFTLGFLALIIFLSLTGFQPAVLRAVIMGFAALVGLLLKRKVKQFGSLLLAATLLLVFNPLWIWDLGFQLSFLATLGLIVTVPALVNRLAWLPPAIASLIAVPLAATLWTLPVQLSVFGVVPSYSLLLNVVSTPLISIISIGGIISALVGLIWTQAGSFIASVLHYPTDWLIKLVEFFSKLPGNSIAVGSISTWQLLTIYLLIILVWLVPWWQRRWWVANVIAIGLVFIPLWHSTNTLFRITVLESGTEPIVVVQDRGTVTVINSGDEGTGRFTILPFLQQQGINQINWAIATDFQGNESNAWLELLQRLPIKNFYEYSPNPENSIATQAIQQELQKHQGFYQPMAVGQAVKTGSIVAQLINAQLPILQLQILEQNWLLVGNVKSKEVQQLVKNGSLPRPQVLWCSPQSLKDLVIALQPQVAIASSVNFDPKVLSELNQSQTKLFFTGRDGAIQWTPDGQFEAFIEAAENKSSIL, encoded by the coding sequence ATGATTCAAACCAGTGGTGTAATTATTTGTCTTGGCTACATTTTGGGGTTGCTGTTTACAGCAGTTCCTTGGGGTGGTGTGTGGATTTTGGTTCTGGGGATAGTGGGAGCAATTCTTTTTAGAAGACGCAGCAGTTCACAACAACTTGCCCAAAAAGCAGAAAAGGCTGGAAGCAAAAATAAGGCAGTGCCTAATACCTGGCAAACTAATCCCCATCCTCGAATATGGCTAGCTGCTGGCTTAGTAGGATTATTGGCAACTCTATATTTTCAATGGCGAGTGCCGCAACCAGGTGCAAAAGATATTAGTCAGTTTGTTCCACCTGGAAATAGCAGTAATCAAGAACAACTTGTGATTGTTCGTGGGGAAGTGGCAAGTAATCCTCGCTTAACTCGCAGTCAGCGAGGACAATTTTGGCTGGAAGCAACTCAGATAGATGAGGTCAAAAATGAAAAAGGTTCAGCAGGTGTCCCAAAAGGAGTAACGGGCAAATTGTATGTGACAGTGCCTATACTTCAGGCGACTGGGTTATACCCTAGTCAACAAATTGCTGTGACTGGGATTTTGTACAAACCAAAGGCGGCTTCCAATCCTGGTGGTTTCGATTTTCAGAAGTTTCTTAAGCAGGAAGGAACATTTGCTGGTTTGATTGGGCGACAAATAAATGTTTTGGATCAGGAACGGAAATGGGGATGGTGGCAAATTCGGGAGCGAATTGTGCGATCGCAAGTTCGTTGGTTGGGTATCCCTGAAGGGCCGCTTGTCAGTGCAATGGTTTTAGGTAGCAAAGCTGTTGATTTACCTTACGATATCCGCGACTTATTTGTACAAGCAGGATTAGCTCATGCTTTAGCAGCTTCTGGGTTTCAAACTTCTTTGATTTTAAGTGTGATCTTACAGTTAACCAGACGGGCAAAAAAAGCAACGCAATTTACCCTTGGCTTTTTAGCTTTAATCATTTTTCTAAGTTTAACAGGTTTTCAACCTGCGGTTCTCAGAGCCGTAATTATGGGTTTTGCGGCATTAGTAGGTTTGCTATTAAAAAGGAAGGTAAAACAGTTCGGATCATTGCTATTAGCAGCAACTCTGTTATTAGTATTTAATCCTCTATGGATTTGGGATTTAGGTTTTCAATTGAGTTTTTTAGCAACGCTGGGATTAATCGTAACAGTACCTGCATTAGTCAACCGCCTAGCATGGCTACCACCTGCGATCGCTTCTTTAATTGCCGTTCCCCTTGCTGCGACTCTTTGGACTTTACCAGTACAACTTTCTGTATTTGGGGTTGTACCATCTTATAGTTTATTGCTGAATGTGGTTAGTACTCCATTAATTTCGATTATTAGTATAGGTGGAATCATTAGTGCTTTAGTAGGTTTAATTTGGACTCAGGCAGGAAGCTTCATTGCATCGGTGTTACATTACCCGACAGACTGGCTAATTAAATTAGTGGAGTTTTTTAGCAAGTTGCCAGGAAATTCTATTGCTGTAGGTAGTATATCCACTTGGCAGCTTTTGACGATTTATTTACTGATTATACTGGTTTGGCTAGTTCCTTGGTGGCAGCGACGGTGGTGGGTTGCTAATGTGATTGCCATTGGTTTAGTATTCATCCCCCTTTGGCATTCTACAAATACATTATTTAGGATAACGGTATTAGAATCTGGTACGGAACCAATTGTAGTTGTTCAAGATAGAGGAACTGTAACTGTAATTAATAGTGGTGATGAAGGGACTGGACGTTTCACAATCCTACCGTTTTTACAACAGCAAGGTATAAATCAAATTAATTGGGCGATCGCAACTGATTTTCAAGGCAATGAAAGTAATGCTTGGTTAGAATTATTGCAACGTTTACCAATCAAAAATTTTTATGAATATTCCCCTAATCCAGAAAATTCTATTGCAACTCAGGCAATTCAACAAGAATTACAAAAGCATCAGGGATTTTATCAACCAATGGCAGTTGGTCAAGCTGTCAAAACGGGTTCAATCGTGGCGCAGTTAATCAACGCTCAATTACCCATCTTACAATTGCAAATTTTAGAGCAGAATTGGTTATTAGTAGGTAATGTCAAGTCTAAAGAGGTACAGCAATTAGTCAAAAATGGGAGCTTGCCTCGTCCACAAGTCCTGTGGTGTTCCCCTCAGTCATTAAAGGATTTAGTTATTGCTCTGCAACCACAAGTGGCGATTGCTTCTTCTGTTAACTTTGATCCAAAGGTTTTATCGGAACTAAATCAAAGCCAAACTAAACTGTTTTTTACAGGACGCGATGGGGCTATTCAATGGACACCTGATGGTCAGTTTGAGGCGTTTATTGAAGCAGCAGAAAACAAATCTTCTATCTTATGA
- a CDS encoding adenosine deaminase — translation MALYAELHRHLGGSVVPRVLWRYFERHSSELISRFADYSQFEDFYTRPRNTLDEYLELHTLVESVQTVETLPYFIYRLVRGAYIFENLAYLELRYTPYLRTPEHLNQSQRIDKMAEIVKVVGLASHQPEHPIVTSQILCMHTRLPYEVNKAIVDLAAQNQQYVCAVDVAGGDSYYADRLEEWISLYDYARSLGVNTTGHLYETTAGCYPELLPYLMRIGHGIQIPLLYPELLNDVARRGQCLEVCPTTYLKTGTLQDIRQLKLVFDRCFDAGVDIAICTDNAGLHNVRLPFEYENLLTYDIISFKQLQACQDAAFRHAFAWPYSERPASLLNDLLKPEPPKVLATRDSN, via the coding sequence ATGGCTTTATATGCTGAATTACATAGACATCTGGGCGGTTCCGTCGTACCGCGAGTTCTATGGCGATATTTCGAGCGACATTCTTCGGAGTTGATTTCCCGTTTTGCTGACTATTCACAATTTGAAGATTTTTACACCCGTCCACGCAACACCCTGGATGAGTATCTAGAATTACACACCTTGGTAGAAAGTGTGCAAACAGTTGAGACTTTGCCTTACTTTATCTATCGCTTGGTGCGGGGTGCTTACATCTTTGAAAATTTGGCTTATCTGGAACTGCGCTACACTCCCTATTTGCGGACACCTGAACATCTGAATCAATCACAGAGAATTGACAAGATGGCAGAAATTGTGAAAGTAGTAGGACTTGCTAGCCACCAGCCAGAACATCCGATTGTTACTAGCCAAATTCTCTGTATGCATACCCGCCTACCTTATGAGGTGAACAAGGCGATTGTTGATTTAGCGGCACAAAATCAGCAGTATGTCTGTGCAGTCGATGTCGCAGGGGGTGATAGCTATTATGCCGATCGCTTAGAAGAATGGATTAGCTTATATGATTATGCGCGATCGCTAGGCGTTAACACCACGGGACATCTATATGAAACCACCGCCGGTTGTTACCCCGAACTGTTACCCTACCTGATGCGAATCGGTCACGGTATCCAAATCCCCCTACTGTATCCAGAGTTACTTAATGATGTAGCTAGACGCGGACAGTGTTTAGAGGTTTGCCCGACAACTTACTTAAAAACTGGTACTTTGCAGGATATACGTCAACTCAAATTAGTTTTTGACCGTTGTTTTGATGCTGGGGTCGATATTGCTATCTGTACTGATAATGCTGGGTTGCACAATGTGCGTCTACCGTTTGAGTATGAAAATCTCTTAACTTACGACATTATCAGTTTTAAACAACTACAAGCTTGTCAGGATGCCGCTTTCCGTCATGCTTTCGCTTGGCCTTACAGTGAACGTCCTGCATCTTTGTTGAACGATTTGCTCAAACCTGAACCACCTAAAGTTTTGGCAACAAGAGATAGTAATTAA
- a CDS encoding rhodanese-like domain-containing protein has protein sequence MSNNLVADVHDLKTRLQWGQPGFTIVDVRDRHTYNHGRISGAIPIPLDDLASKAKSALHKERHIYIYGDTDEHTTQAAQILRGAGFVEVAEIKGGLAAWISAGGATEGVGA, from the coding sequence ATGAGTAATAATTTAGTTGCTGATGTCCATGATTTAAAGACCCGTTTGCAATGGGGTCAACCAGGTTTTACAATTGTTGATGTGCGCGATCGCCACACCTACAATCACGGTCGGATCAGTGGAGCAATACCCATTCCATTAGACGATTTGGCATCTAAAGCCAAATCTGCCCTACATAAAGAACGCCATATCTATATTTATGGCGACACTGATGAGCATACAACCCAGGCTGCACAAATTCTGAGAGGGGCAGGGTTTGTTGAAGTAGCTGAAATCAAAGGTGGCCTTGCAGCTTGGATTTCAGCCGGCGGTGCTACAGAAGGTGTTGGCGCTTAA
- a CDS encoding TldD/PmbA family protein, producing MPSTLADAQNLLSDLIARYCERVDYLMIRLEEAEGTDILLRGDKVETLSEGISIGGHIRACYKGGWGLSCFNQLGTIQDRIEEAIAAARMVGDEETLLAPIDPVQAVCVLPLKGTDPRKIPLSKKKQLCDRYTELLKSIDDRITTTSVRYGDSAQRVIIATSEGTLIEQSWVDMEMRFAATARNGETVQTGRETTGSRKAYEDLTDLDEQVKGAAQRAIAALSLPPVKGNTYTVVIDPILTGLFVHEAFGHLSEADMAYENPDLLEVMTIGRRFGPEELQIFDGAAPEGHRGSYFYDDEGTPATTTQLIKDGVLVGRLHSRETAGKLQEAPTGNARCLNYHFTPIVRMTNTWIERGKTPVKDLFTDIKEGVYARNWLGGMTNGEMFTFSAGEAWMIRNGKIAEPVRDVTLSGNVFQTLADIEAIGDDFYWDESGGCGKGGQNGLSVGCGGPSLRIQDVVVGGEM from the coding sequence ATGCCGAGTACACTTGCTGACGCACAGAATTTACTTTCTGATCTGATCGCCCGCTACTGTGAGCGTGTAGATTATCTGATGATTCGCCTTGAAGAAGCAGAAGGGACTGATATCTTGTTGCGTGGCGACAAGGTAGAAACCCTCAGTGAAGGTATCTCCATTGGTGGACATATTCGCGCTTGTTATAAGGGTGGGTGGGGGTTAAGCTGCTTCAACCAACTGGGAACAATTCAGGATCGGATAGAAGAAGCGATCGCTGCGGCGCGAATGGTTGGTGATGAAGAAACTTTACTTGCCCCCATTGACCCGGTGCAAGCAGTATGCGTTCTACCCCTAAAAGGCACTGATCCCCGAAAAATTCCACTTTCCAAGAAAAAACAATTGTGCGATCGCTATACTGAATTGCTCAAAAGTATTGATGATCGGATTACCACTACCTCGGTGCGTTATGGTGACAGCGCTCAAAGAGTGATCATTGCTACCTCAGAAGGAACTTTGATCGAGCAATCTTGGGTGGATATGGAAATGCGCTTTGCCGCCACTGCCAGAAATGGCGAAACCGTACAAACTGGACGGGAAACTACTGGTTCTCGCAAAGCTTACGAAGATTTAACTGATTTGGATGAACAGGTAAAAGGTGCGGCTCAAAGAGCGATCGCAGCTTTATCTTTACCACCTGTCAAAGGCAATACTTATACCGTAGTCATCGACCCAATTCTCACGGGTTTGTTTGTTCATGAAGCTTTCGGACATCTTTCTGAGGCTGATATGGCTTACGAAAATCCTGATTTGTTAGAAGTTATGACCATTGGACGGCGGTTCGGCCCAGAAGAACTCCAAATTTTTGATGGTGCTGCACCAGAGGGACATCGCGGTAGCTATTTTTACGACGATGAAGGCACACCTGCTACAACTACTCAACTAATTAAAGATGGAGTTTTAGTTGGACGTTTACATTCTCGTGAAACTGCTGGCAAGTTGCAGGAAGCGCCTACTGGTAATGCCAGATGTCTGAATTATCACTTCACTCCCATTGTGCGGATGACAAATACCTGGATTGAACGGGGTAAAACACCAGTAAAAGACTTATTCACTGATATCAAAGAAGGAGTTTATGCCCGTAATTGGTTGGGTGGAATGACGAATGGCGAAATGTTTACCTTTAGCGCCGGGGAAGCTTGGATGATTAGGAACGGCAAAATTGCTGAACCTGTGCGGGATGTAACGCTTTCGGGAAATGTATTCCAAACTTTAGCGGATATTGAGGCAATTGGTGATGATTTTTACTGGGATGAATCCGGCGGTTGTGGCAAGGGAGGACAAAATGGTTTGTCAGTGGGTTGTGGTGGCCCTAGCCTCCGAATTCAAGATGTAGTGGTTGGTGGTGAAATGTGA
- a CDS encoding CopG family transcriptional regulator, translating into MNKKWAAKRLTINLTSSEAQKLEQYCSITGRPATDVIRELIRSLATQEEKGLQT; encoded by the coding sequence ATGAATAAAAAATGGGCTGCTAAACGACTTACCATCAATCTCACATCAAGCGAGGCACAGAAGCTTGAACAATACTGTTCAATAACAGGAAGACCAGCAACTGATGTGATTCGGGAGTTAATTCGCTCTCTTGCTACTCAGGAGGAAAAAGGCTTACAAACTTAG
- the glyQ gene encoding glycine--tRNA ligase subunit alpha, producing the protein MNFQSVIALLHHFWGDRGCLIAQPYDIEKGAGTKNPQTFLRALGPEPWAVAYVEPCRRPTDGRYGENPNRFQHYYQYQVLIKPSPDNIQEIYLDSLRVLGIRPEDHDIRFVEDNWEDATVGAWGTGWEVWLDGMEITQFTYFQQCGGIDCRPVSIEITYGLERLTMYLQQVEAITKIHWTDNITYGDVFLQNEIEQSTYNFEASNPELLLTLFSLYEQEASQLTEKGLVLPSLDYVMKCSHTFNLLDARGVISVTERTRYIARIRHLARKVAHLYVEQREKLGFPLLKDLKPVIPVGQVEVAATQTKSASAG; encoded by the coding sequence GTGAATTTTCAATCGGTAATAGCTTTGTTGCATCATTTCTGGGGCGATCGCGGTTGTCTTATCGCCCAGCCTTACGATATTGAGAAGGGGGCTGGTACTAAGAATCCGCAGACATTTTTAAGAGCGTTGGGGCCGGAACCGTGGGCTGTTGCCTATGTTGAACCTTGTCGTCGCCCTACAGATGGACGGTACGGTGAAAACCCTAACCGTTTCCAACATTATTATCAGTACCAGGTTCTGATTAAGCCGTCGCCAGATAATATCCAGGAGATTTATCTTGATTCATTACGGGTTTTAGGTATTCGTCCTGAAGACCACGATATTCGGTTTGTAGAAGATAATTGGGAAGATGCAACGGTGGGAGCTTGGGGTACTGGATGGGAAGTATGGTTAGATGGGATGGAAATTACTCAATTTACCTACTTCCAACAGTGTGGGGGAATTGATTGCCGTCCTGTGTCGATCGAGATCACTTATGGTTTAGAGCGGCTGACAATGTATCTCCAGCAAGTGGAGGCAATTACTAAAATTCATTGGACGGACAATATTACTTATGGTGATGTTTTTCTGCAAAATGAGATTGAGCAGAGTACATACAATTTTGAAGCGTCTAATCCTGAATTGCTGCTGACACTGTTTAGTTTGTATGAGCAGGAAGCTAGTCAGTTAACGGAGAAGGGTTTGGTGTTACCCAGTTTGGATTATGTAATGAAGTGTTCGCACACGTTTAATCTGCTGGATGCTAGAGGTGTGATTTCGGTGACTGAGAGAACTCGCTATATTGCCAGGATTCGGCATTTGGCTAGGAAGGTTGCTCACTTATATGTAGAGCAAAGGGAGAAATTGGGTTTTCCGTTGCTCAAAGATTTAAAACCAGTCATACCTGTTGGGCAAGTAGAAGTCGCGGCTACACAGACGAAATCTGCCTCCGCAGGTTAG
- the rpsU gene encoding 30S ribosomal protein S21, which translates to MTQVFVGENEGIESALRRFKREVSKAGIFPDMRKNRHFETPLEKHKRKEVARHKQRKRNFRRN; encoded by the coding sequence ATGACCCAAGTATTTGTGGGCGAAAATGAAGGAATTGAATCGGCCTTGCGTCGATTTAAGAGAGAAGTTTCCAAAGCAGGTATTTTCCCAGACATGAGAAAAAATCGTCACTTTGAAACCCCTTTGGAAAAACACAAGCGCAAAGAAGTTGCAAGACACAAACAACGTAAGAGAAATTTCCGTCGCAATTGA
- a CDS encoding RNA-binding protein, which produces MSIYVGNLSYEVTQEDLTSVFAEHGSVKRVQLPTDRETGRPRGFAFVEMGTEAEETAAIEALDGAEWMGRDLKVNKAKPKEDRSGSFGGGGGDRRGGGGGGYNRGRY; this is translated from the coding sequence ATGTCAATTTATGTAGGTAATCTATCCTACGAGGTCACACAAGAAGACCTTACATCTGTATTTGCTGAACATGGTTCTGTAAAACGCGTTCAGTTGCCTACTGACCGTGAAACAGGCCGTCCACGTGGCTTTGCTTTCGTAGAGATGGGCACAGAAGCTGAAGAAACAGCTGCCATTGAAGCTCTTGATGGTGCTGAGTGGATGGGACGCGACCTTAAAGTCAACAAAGCTAAACCCAAGGAAGACAGAAGTGGTTCCTTTGGTGGTGGCGGTGGCGATCGTCGCGGCGGCGGCGGTGGCGGATACAACCGAGGACGCTACTAA
- a CDS encoding GlsB/YeaQ/YmgE family stress response membrane protein, producing MNIIAWIILGLIAGAIAKAIYPGRQGGGIASTMILGIVGAVIGGFLVTLLETGRFQLTAATLSIPGVIVAVIGAIIAIFLWNLLANRASY from the coding sequence CTGAACATTATTGCTTGGATCATTCTGGGTTTAATTGCTGGAGCTATAGCAAAAGCCATTTATCCTGGTCGTCAAGGTGGTGGAATTGCTTCAACTATGATTTTAGGTATCGTAGGTGCTGTGATCGGAGGATTTTTAGTTACTCTTTTAGAGACAGGGAGATTTCAATTAACTGCTGCAACCCTTAGTATACCAGGTGTAATTGTTGCTGTAATTGGCGCAATAATTGCCATCTTTCTCTGGAACCTATTAGCTAATCGTGCCAGTTATTAG